A segment of the Cinclus cinclus chromosome 3, bCinCin1.1, whole genome shotgun sequence genome:
TTCACCTTTCTCTCACTTCTTGCATTAGTCCTGCAAGCTGTTAAGTGACCATGTGTCAGGGAACTGTAGATGTGGCTGGATTGTGTTGCTTTTGCAgttttttctgtaaaacttaatgcttttgaattttgtttgaAGACAGCAAATGTACAGCATCTGTACAGAGGTCTGTGCTTCAGGTCTGTGCTATCATACAGCTACTGATGCTTGGCTCTACACTTCTGTTTTACACAGCCCATAGCATCACCCTGCAGAGGTAAATCACCCTGCTGTAAAGTTATAGATCTGGGAGCAgtatggaaaaaataaagagggcAGTGATTTATATTAGACTTTCTGAGTCCTTTACTTTAAATTGCATTGTTTTTTTCAGGCATCTTCCCCAAAAGCCATCTGAGGATATTCAAGAATTTGTCAGTGATGTAGCTTATAAAATGGAGCTTCTGCAAATAGAAAACATGGTTTTGAGCCCGTGGGTGCTAgttgctgctgtcctgctccaGAATTTGCCAGCCATGGAATTTGAACTTCTAGTAGAAAAGACTCTGTGGCTTAAAGGCTTAACACAAACTTTTGGAGGATTCGTTGAATGGCCTGGTATGCAGAGAAAGTGTTATTTCTGTTCCTCTTGTTGCTTATGAAAGATGAATTATATTTCTATGGAAGCAATGTATGGTAACAGCTTTACAGAATTCTTTAGAGTTATAAATGGATTTTAGGATATGCTAAAAATCATGCTGAAACCTGACAGGTGTTGACTTTACCTGTTGAAGATTCTAGAGGAGATGATAAGACTTTGATAAACAGGTGGAAACAGAACAGATATTTTACTGTTGTATCATGAAGCGTGGCAGGAGAGGGCAATTATAAGATACTTTATTAGAGTACTGAGGTTTGTGTAGCCTCTGTCTTTCTGAATTCTGTGTAAGTCACAGGCTTTTTCctgtgggtttttaaattttatttatcttttttttaaactaaggGTTTGCCTTTATCTCATGTTCACTGTTTGCAATAAATGATAACACACAACCTGATGTGCATCAGTTAACTCCATGTAATGCTGTATAAGTTGTTACTGATACAAATAGCTAGCAGAAACAAAATGGGTGGAGGAAATCAAAACTCTCAGttgtctgtttatttttaaatttcactttATATCTATAAACAATGATTTTTGAAGGGAAGGCTTCTTTGGTGGTTTTATTAATATACttatacacacacacccccttttatatatatgtatgtatctatatatatgtgtgtgatGTATATATTGGCTGCTGTAAGGTTGATTGTGCTTTCAAACTTTCTGTTAGAAACTTCTCTCTGAGAGCCAGAGTGACACAGGCCATTTTAGAGCCTCAGGATGTTAGTGGTAAAGCTAGCAAAGAACAGCATTGTGTAGTGCAAGTACACTTAGCTTTCTGCTGTAGGTAGACTTAAACCAAAGATCTTTGCTTTTGTAGTCCTGTGTATAATCAAGGATCCCTCTCATTATTGCAATAAAGAAATAGGAGCAGGCTACTGGTATAAAAGAACTGtcacctctggaaaaaaaacccacttattTCAGGGATTGGCACTAAGGGAATGCAGGCAAGGTCTGCTTCTGCCAGACTGGTAAAAGCAAGAATTTAATGGCAGTACTTAAAAAGCATTTAGAATCTTACTACACAGTAAACTGAAAAAACATACCACGTTCAGGTTTGCttatctattttatttattttcttggcaACAGTGAGTAAGCATTTGCTTTAGTAGAGTTGTGATGTAGTCAGGGAATAGCAAATAGACATGGTAATGAAATGGAGGAATGACAACAGCTAACTGTGCTCAAGGCATCAGTTCCATAGCAactgggtttgttgttttggtttagaTTGTCAGTTTGAAAGAAAAGCATACATTTTAGACACCAGTTTGCTGATGCCAGCAACTACATGTACCCTCTCCATTCTTCGGTCTCCAAACAGCTGGTTATTTCTGCCTTTGTCATGCTGGTTGGTTGTTACAGGCAGAGCATCTGCAAAATTTTATGTTCTAAACAGCAACTGTAAAATTACTTGCATAGACTTCTTCCTATTGCATTGAGAAACTTGGGAACTATAGTGAAACTGGAACAAAGTAGGTTGAAGGAGTAAATAAGATGCAAGGAGACTCTACATGAAATAGGTATTAAAGGAAAGTAATAtaatagttgtttttttttttctgtcagaggCTATATTGATTTGAAATGCCTGTGGTGCTGTGAACATGTAAAGTTATTTTAGCATTCAATATGAGGTGTTTATTCCTTGCTTGTCAAATTAATTCCAATTTGATGGAGGGAATGTTTCTCATTAAGTATGTTATGTAACAATATTTACATTAAGAATTTTTATAGATTTTAATTTGGGATGAGGCCTTGCTTGTGTATGAGAGTTGATGAAAAAGTTTATAAAAAGACCTTAACCTCAGATTCAAAACTTGTAGTGTTGGAAATGCTTAAGCACAAGTATAGTCTCCGTTTCTTTACTAATGAATATATCCATCAAACACATCTatccttttttttatatttggaGGCTGAGAGTACTTGTTCCAGAGACAAAGGAACAATTGCAATTTGTAATTGTTAGTAAGTAGAAGAATTCAAAGTGTTTTAATTATAGCAATGTTTGAAATTTGTTCTCTGTGTCATACTATGCCTAGTTTGCCAATTCCTGGTATGGATTATATTGGAACATCTCTCTAACTGAATGTTTGTTGTAGTGTCTGAAATACTGGTGCATTTTAGACTGTTTCAGTAGAACTATGCTCCCTTTTGCTACTTCCTGAGTGTTGCATTTTCCTCGTAGATAACCTGTGTGCCAAAAAAGCAGTCCTGTCTGGCCTCACCCTGCATTCCAACATTGCTGGCCTTGTCGATGGCCACGTGGTCCTGAATGACAAGGGAGTGGAAGATGGAGCCGTAGGAGAAATCGTCTTCAGGCGCGCGCTGGCCGTGCTCATGTGTGCCACGTACAGGAACCAGCTGCTGAACGTCTTTGTGCGCCCAGCCCTGGTGGCAGTCGCCTCGCAGATGGCACCCAACTTCAGAAAAGGTACACTGGGGCtctgagaagctgctggctTTGCTCCTTGTGCCATCAACTGGGGGAGGAGCACAAGGTTCCTGTGGCTGCTAGTGGGAGCTGTCCAATACTGTTACACTTGGGATAAGGTGCATGTGTTGGGAGGGCATGGGGATATACTGcttgccttttttgtttgtttacccTTTGATCCTTTTGTAGGATTTGATTGTGATATTTAATGCATGTTCCAAGAAACTACAAGCCCttgctctttccttttcttaacaGTTGAATCAAGTGCTTTGAGTACTTGCTGTTCTGTTGTGGTTTCTACCATTGTATGTATGCTTTAATTGTCAAGTCCATGTTTTATTTGAAGTAGGTATTCTCTTAAATAAGGAGTAAATGGCTCTTCACTTGcatttacaatatttttttcagaggaaatcTATAGCTGCTTCAATTTCTTAAGAGGTGTTTTTTCTGATGAGTTCATCTTTTTTCCCGGCATTTCATTGAAGGTAAAACATCCTTTATGCAAAAATACTGATAGTAATGCCACCAACTAAAATAGCGTCTGATTCTAGAGCTCTGCCAAACAAGTGAGAACTTTGTGAAAAACACCTACAGTGATATCACCTTGATCTGTAAGTGGGAGGGAGAACTTAAAAGGGGTCATTATGTTGGTTGCAAAATATTGTCTGAATCCACAAGGTTGCCAATgcaatttttcccccattccagcaaaaaaaccctaaaagtAATGAAATTGCCCAATTCTGAACTATTAAAATGAACTGTAGCACAAGTTTGGCTTGTTTTGCGTAAAGCTACCAGTCTTCCAGCACAGATCTGAAAATATGTGTTAAAACAGTCTTTTCAATGAAGTGTAAATGCTGTCAGGGTGCACCCTGTGAAGGCTTTTGAAGTGAGAGCTTTCCTAATGGCACAGTAGTTTCCCTCTTAGAGTCTTACCGAAGCTTTACTTGCATCCTTTTTTGCTTGAAAAGAGTTTGCCCTCATTTTACCTCCTGTCCCATGCAGCCATCAGTCAGACAAAGCCAGTATTGTTCCTGCACACTACCTTATTCCAGGGCTCAGTGTGCCTGTTTGCACCCCTAGCACAGCTGGATACAGGCAAGCTGGGAAAACTGCAGGCTCTCTGCAGGACTTGCTCTGTCAGTTTGTACACAAGCCTGCTGGGTCAGAGCTCGCTCTGGTCCAGCCTGCTTGAAATGCAGGTGAAAACAAGTTTATCAGTAAAAAAACCTGGTTTGGCCTCACACCCAATATAAATTGGTATGTGTagtttttatttggattttaaagTGATGACATGTGATTTTTATCAATGCTAAGGACAAATATATAATGGTGACCTTTCCTGcattaaaaaagagaagtatAATTTTCACAAGAATATTCAAGACTTGCAAATGTGTTAAAATCTCctagatttttttatatagaTGAGAAGTGGGCCTTTTTAAGAGGCTGGTTGGCAATTGTTATGTTAAATTTTACTTGTTAGCAATTGTTGCCTCTTGCAGCTTTTTTGGAGTAGCAGGGAGCAGGAAGGTGGCTGGCTATGACTGACTTTGCTGGAGTCAGATGAAAGAGTTGCTGTGATGCTAAGGGATCTTTTTACCCACTCACCCCTTTATTCATTCATGTGTCTGTCATGTCCTTGTCCCATCCCTTTGTGTTATCTGTCCCCCTTTTGCCCATATTGGCAGTAAAATGGTTTTGTCCTtgacatttctgtattttgtaactttttagccattttgttttctgtttgataGAGGGCAGGTCAGTGATCTGTATTATCATTTACTGCAAACAGTGGGCATGAAATAAAGGCAAACccttagtttaaaaaaaagataaacaaataacaaccacaggaaaaaaacataaactgGACAACTTGACCCTGTTTTGACAAAATCCTGAGGGAGCTCAGGCTAGCTGTTGAAATAGCAGCCATGTCCACTTTCTTTGTGCCAAGGCCTGTTGTGTGTTGAGGAACTGCTGTGTTTAAGAACATGTTCCCACTGCCTTTTTGTAAGGGTATTTTTGGGAGACAGGAAAAGTTCGGTTCAAGTCTGTTTAAAACTGAGTTCAGAAATGAAAGTGGTGCCCTGTTGTGGTTTGTGTTGTtgattttgctgatttttggtAGCTGCACTTCTGTGAGTGTTTGAATTTTAGTTATGCATTTCTCACCCAGGATTTTGAGGAAGGATGTTTTCTACTCACAAAATGTGATGCCATTCAAATGAGTCAACAGGAAATTTACCCTACTGACAAAGGAAGTGGTACAGTGTCTTTCTTGTCAGCTATGTTCAGACCTTTTGTGGAAGGTTATCAGGTATGTTGTCCTtcagaaaatttttctttttttcccccctgtgtTTTTTAGGCAAAATAAGAGTTGTGATATTTCTGTGTAAATAGGCTGAGAAATGCAAATGTTAAGAAATAGCAGTAATAAATCTTAAACACCACCCTTCCCCAAGGATCTCAGTTTTAAGTTTTGGCTCAGACTTGTCTAATTTACTAAAGCAGTAACTACTGTGTAACGTGATGGCTCATTGTGGGTTTACAAGATTGATAGGGAGTGTGCTGCGACTAGGTTCATTGTTCTTTGTTATGAGGAGCTCTTGCTTAATTCATTTTATGTGGGCTGTCCTGCCAGGTGTGGAAATGAGTGTATATCTCCTATATGATAGCTTTTATGGCAGTCATTAATTCCATCCATATCACTTTAAATTCTTCTGGTTTTTCCAAGGTTTTAATAAGATTAAACACTTACATTCCTGTAGTAAGCAATGCATAGAAACCCAGAAGGCTAAAATCTCAGGTAAGTCAGTATAAGATTGGTGAGACTGTAGATGTTTAACATAGTGGAATCTAGTTAGTGATCTGATGTGTGAGGTGGGTGGAACTGTACTGATGTACATATTTTCTCATCTTCAGAACAggtattgctttaaaaaattaatctggTTTTGGTTGTAAGAACAAGAATATAATATCTAAGGTATCTGTTATAGAAATACTGAGTCTTATTTTAATATTGGGATTCTCTTACCTGGAAAACAGTAATAAAACTTTCAGATGCCCTATGCAATAGTACCTTTGGAGTTCCTCTCCTATGCTTTGCAAAGTGGAATAGTATTACTTAGAAGGACATGTCTGTTTATAATTTATTACAAGCTGACAATCTAAAAGAAAGGAATGCtcattttcttgaaaatgttAGTTAATTTTCAGATACCTctcaaatgaaatgaaagaagcCTTTACTGAGAAGCAGTTTATACCTGCAGTCCGCAACTTTGTTTTTCAACTTCTCGAGAAGGGTGTGTACAGCTGTTACGATTTTACAAGAGTAGActgttaaatgaaaattataaaaattttaatcatGTTTCTACCTTCTTCATAGGGAGTACACAATGTTACGAAGCACTGTCATCTGACATGCAGAAAAATGCCTTATCAGCTCTTGTGCAACTGGGTGcagtgaagaagaagaaaatgtaagTGATGTTAGATTTCTGGTGTATAGCAATTTTAGTGGCAATTCTTAATGTCTGAGCTCCTAATAGAACAGCAGAACCCGAACTGCTTGAGCACCAGAGATTGACTGGGTTTACTGGAGTCATGTAGAAGACCCAATAGTTCTTTCTGTACATGATGTGGAAGTGGAATGGCATGCTCTCATAGTGAAAAGACTCCTGTGGACCCTAACAACAAAATTCATTAACTCACTAGTAGGCTGCTTCTGATTCCCTTTACCTTTTGGTTTTCAACTTTCCTCCCAAGGCTCTGATAATTAAAAAACAGCACTGCTTATTTGTAATACTGTGTGCTACAGTAGGCCTTGTCAGGCAGTGGAAGCAATAATCAGGAATACTGCTAGTTTTGGGGGACTTCAGCACTGAACTCATCTCAAAGCAATTTAACTGACAGCTTAATCATTCCAGTCTTTTTTCACAGTTCATGGTTTATAGGCCCAAGATTAAAACCAACCTGTTCCTGTATTATGCATTATTCTGTTATCAAAAGAATTTGTGTTGTGGTGCTTCTTACTGTGTTTAAGAATATGATCATAGAAGTCCCCAATACAACAAGACCCTGCAGTGTCTTGTGTGTTTAACAGAACATAGTTGGCAGCTGATGACCTGAGCTATTTCCTTATGCCTCTGTTCATGAAATGAATAGGTTAAGATAGATGTCTATAGCTAAATTCCCCTTTCAAGCCAAATGAATAAATGGAGTGCAACAGAATTTGGGGACTGTGAACAAGAGACAAGTTAAAGAAACCATGACTGTTCTTGAGTAAAAGTCTGACATGTCCATAAATTTGATATGTATGCTGGTAGGATGGAAAATATTATGTAATgatgaaaatgtttaaattcagattatttGTGTAGAAATGACTGGAATAAGAAACATTTGTCaagtaaactttttttttttggtaattgtAGGCCCAATGGATTCACTTACAGTGTAAATCAAGAGGCTGTTAGTAAAATCCTGGACATGTTTGGTAAGTGTTCTCTAATTTGAAGAGAGCTTCTCAGGTTTTACTTTGGATAGTGCACATATGTTAGATGTAGTGCTTTTCCCCTAGTAGTTCCATAGATTTTATGCATAGATAtaataaaaacatataaaaatattagtaATGTTCTTTTCAATTTGTTCTGGTGTCATTAGCTGCAGCTTTTAATCTCCCTTCTCTGTTTCATTATACTTTATTTATACTGTGCAACCCAGTGGCTGAGGGCAGTAAAGTAAGAGGTAGTTTATTGGCATGGTGTTTACAGCATGTTGATCAGAAGtatttagtggttttttttgtttgtttttgtttgtttttttttttttttttgtttttttttttttgttagatgCTCGGATACCTGTACAGAAACCTGTGGCTGCACGACTCTAAATGGCTCCTGATGCTGTGAGTGGATATAAGCTCCTGCTGAGAACATGGACCACTGCCCTGCCCCACTGGAGCAGGGATAGGAAGAGATGAGGTTCCCTTCTTGCCCAGCCTGCAAGCGTGGCAGGCACAGAAGTGTTTCTTCAGCTGGACAGCTCTCCATTACCACTTTGGAATTGCTGCTGAGGGGCTTAGAGGTGTATGTACATCGTCaccatgttttgttttttaaaacaaattaaacattgtctcttttttaatacatatttaaagAGATGTGCACAGCACTGGCTACCTAcctaaatacatttttctagATTGTAACAAGGAATGTGATTGGTTTCAAATATTTCATGGATGTGAAAACGTAACAGGGAATTAAAAGACTTGctattaaatttaaaacttaGAATAAAACGTTGCTGGCTGGCTAAATTTCAAGGCAAGGCCCTCATGAATGAAGAGCACAAATCAACCCTTGGGCAATAACCAGAACTGATATACGTGTGTTGGGTTTTGTGTTTCGGTATTTTGTGTTTGggttgcttttggttttgttgttttttgttgggttgttttgttttttaagacaGCTtgccattattttaattacttaatGAATGTTATATTTAAACATTGAATTAAAGTACCGTCGCTAATGTGTCTGTCGTCTCTTCCCCACGTCTCACCGCTGCCGGCGCGGTCGGTTGAGGCGGCAGAGCTCTGCCCTCGTCTTTCAGGGTGTTTGCATTTCCCAGTCCCGCGGCAgagaaggggagcagggagcggggccgagcccggaacggggcgggcggggcggggccggcggagCGCCCGCCCCTCTCGGTGCCCGGCGGCAAGCGGCATGGCCGCCGGCGTGGTGGAGCTGGGTTTCGCGGCGGCGGCCGAGGGCCCGGGCGGTGCCTGGCGGCTGCGCAGCGCCTGCTTCCCCAGCAAGGTCGGGGGGCGGCCGGCGTGGCTGGGCGAGGCCGggctgccgggccccgccgcTCTGCGCTGCGGCcgctgccagcagccctgcgccttcctgctccagctgtaCGCGCCGCTGCCCGGCCGTCCCGACGCCTTCCACCGCACCCTCTTCGTGTTCGCCTGCCGCAGCCCCGCCTGCTACCGCCTGGCGGGTCCGAGCGGGCCCTTCCGCGGTGAGGCGCGGGGGcgcagggagggatggggcgAGGGCCGCCGGCCGCCGCCCCGCTGACCGACGCGTCTCGCCCGCAGTGTTTCGGAACCAGCTGCCGTGGCGGAACGACACGTACTCCGAGGAGCCGCCCCCCGAGGAGCCgcccccgggcccggcccccgcGCCCCCCCGGCGGCTGGGCAGCGGAGCCGCGCTCTGCCGCGTCTGCGGCTGCCTCGGGCCGCGCCGGTGCGGGCGCTGCCGCCGCGCCGCCTACTGCGGGCCCGAGCACCAGGCGCTGGACTGGCGGCACGGGCACCGCCGCTCCTGCGGGCGGCACGCCGCCGGAGGTGGGTCCGCGGCCATCAGGGACCTCTGGAACGGGGGCAGATCGACACGCGTGCCGGCCTGTGGTTAATACTGCGCCGAGCTGCCGAGCTGCAGATTTTGAGTTCTTAAATGCTGCTGCTAGCCCTGTCTGGTCTGCCTTCCGCAATGCACTTGGACTTAGAGAGGTTGTTCAAGGCACCAGCACCCCTGTTGCACTTTTCCGCTGTCCTTAACGTTAACAGTTTCTTACCTTCATGTCACGTCAGCAGTGGTGTAAATCTTTCTTGCTCGTGCAGTGTTTCTGCTGTGTAGTTTTTGGGGAGAAGGACAAAGGAGAAATACCGAGATGACTTTTTGAAGTGGTATCTGTCTTCTGTTTTCTAGATGACTCGGCAGATGCAATTCCAGAGCATAACGAATTCCTTTTTCCAGAATATGAAATTTTGATAGAACCTGAGGAACCGGAGTCTCCTGCTGACAGCAATGATGATGAACAAGGAGCTGAAGATACATCAAGGAATGTGAAAGAACGAGAGGAACTTGGAGCTGCAGGCGTTGCAGgtcagaaataaaatgctacTTGTAATTCTTCCCAGTGATGCCTGTTACCACATCTTTAAAATATCAAATACTGTGATTTTTAAGCGTTTCTTGTAAACTGCTGGTGAAAAAAGGATAAATGTGTGGTCATTCGCAATGCTAGTTTGTTGTAAACATCCCATAATATAGGTTGCTTTTATGGGAGAGACTTATTAAGCTCTGACCCTAGGAGCTGTTGAAGCAGCAGTTCCTGCAGATAGCTCGGTGTTACAGTGTGTTAAGGAACAACTCAAGTGAGAAGGACAGGACTCTGAGCACCTACTGCTGGATGCTTTTGGAATCAGGAGAGTGTTAGATTGTCAGATTGTCTTGGCTTGACTTAGTTCAATTTGTCTTAATTTATGGAAGATAAAATTCTCTTCCCTCTGCTATCCTGGTTGAGGATATTTGAACTGACTTTGAATTAAGCAGTTGAAGTGCaggctccttcctccctcctccccctaAATTCATGATGGGTTTGCTGTGACCACGCTGGCTTTGAACACACCTAGGGTGGAGAGTTTGTGGTGGTGCTAGGGAAGGATGCTGGGTTCCTGGTGGTCCTTTGCTGTGATCCAAAGTTGTCTCAAGAGTGTTTAGCGTCCCCCAGTTGATGTGGTTGTTGGAGTGTAACAGATACACTCTTCAGTGCTAAAAACTGAAGTCTGGCACATGCGCAGCACATGGGGCCTTTTACAGATGTCACATCCTGAAGGTTCTCAGTGATACCTGCTGGGACCCACAAACTATGGTAGATTAACTCATTCCATTTCCAGTATTCCAGTACTGACATCTATGTTTAAAATGCAACTAAAACTAGTAAACAGACCTGTGTGTGACCGAATCTTAACATggcatagaaagaaaaaaactcttACATTTGTGCCAGAAAGGAtttacaaagcaaaatgaatttACACATGCTAatactgttttttaatttttagtgtcTTGTATTAGCTTGTAACTTttattgttcctttttcttGCTTAGATGAAGCATTTCAGTCCTTAGATGAAGAGACGTTGGAGGCAATGGCAAAACATGagactgaagaagaaaagatcttcagaatgtttaaaaaacaaGTAGCTGCTGAACCAGAGCAGGTCAGAAGATGGGCCGGCCTTTGAACGTAGTGGTTCTGACACAGCATCCTGCTGCACATGCAACATTTCACTGCCTTTTGTACCTAGTTAGAAATGGGGATGCCTCCTCATCCTCTACACACCTAACCCACACACTCTCAATCTTCCTTATGTACTGAACTTAATTCATGCCAAAATAAGAGTTTAGCACCTGTTCTTCCATCTTCAACGGCCGCTGGTCAGGATGAGATGGCACGAGGGTGCTGAATCCCCCACAGTGTGGAAGGAGCCACCATCCTGTCATGTGGTTCTAACCAAAGGACATGGGGAACCACTGCCCTGTTCCCCAGCCTGTGGCCTCTGGTTGGCCTTCCttctcagcagaagaaaaactgcagagaagagctctgtcactgtcaccagctGCCCTGGGGGGTGGCTTGGCTTTTTTGAGGGTGAAGGAATTAgtaatggctttaaaatttccactatttaaaacagaaatcttccccccttcccctctgctATTTCTTATTACTGCAAAAGGCTAGAAAGCTACTTTGTAAAACAAAACCATGGTCCCTGGTTTCAGTCCGAGAAGACACAGGCCTAAATCCATCAAAGTGGTGAAGAACATTCTCTCCCATGTTTTGCCTGGTAGCTGAGGGGTTAAGGTACACACTCAGAAAGTAGCAGACTTTGAGTCTGTTCCCTTCACTGCTTTAGGTATGTGCCTCACTCTCTCTGACCATCTCTCTACTGACTGATCTGTCTACATGTCCTTTTGCTGAAAATGCCTGATTTGCTagtaacagaaaaacaaagggtATGTCTGAAAATACCTTCTTGAATAGTCTGCTTGTATTTAGATGCAGAACTGCAAACAGAAAGATCTGGATTGCATTCCTGACTGTGTGCAGGTCTGTGTACTAATTATCCAGCTACTCTGTCTCAAGGCTGTAACATACACAACCTTCCATTTCTGGGTCTCTTGATTAGGGAAATACAAATCACTGCAAATGATCCCTGGATCACTGAAAAAATGCGATATGAATACTTGCATGATTCACATAGTTAAGAAAACTCATATAAGCAACCTGTCTTATTTAGAATGCTGCATTTGCAAATGACATTTTGCCATGGTTATTACTTCAAAGAACTGACCTTTTTCTGCTCCATCTACAGCTTTGTCT
Coding sequences within it:
- the PDCD2 gene encoding programmed cell death protein 2; amino-acid sequence: MAAGVVELGFAAAAEGPGGAWRLRSACFPSKVGGRPAWLGEAGLPGPAALRCGRCQQPCAFLLQLYAPLPGRPDAFHRTLFVFACRSPACYRLAGPSGPFRVFRNQLPWRNDTYSEEPPPEEPPPGPAPAPPRRLGSGAALCRVCGCLGPRRCGRCRRAAYCGPEHQALDWRHGHRRSCGRHAAGDDSADAIPEHNEFLFPEYEILIEPEEPESPADSNDDEQGAEDTSRNVKEREELGAAGVADEAFQSLDEETLEAMAKHETEEEKIFRMFKKQVAAEPEQIIRYCRGEEGPLWVSGENRPEEKDIPNCVCGAKRKFEFQIMPQLLNHLQVDSLGESIDWGTLVVYTCADSCGGANEYLEEFIWKQDYSMGCTL